ACGACGAAGCGCAACTGGCAGTGCGCGTACGCGGCGGGCGGAATCGCATTGACGGGGTGCTCGGGGTTGCCGGCCTTGAACGCGAGGATCTCGAACGTGTTCCAGCCGAACACGCGCTCGGCCGCGGTGAGGCCGGGCTCGCCCCAGTCGGCGTCGAGCGCCGGATCGCCGGGGCCGCCGCCGACGGAGAGGTCGGCGAGTGCATCGCGCACGGCGGCCGGGATCGGCGGCGGACGCAACCCCGCGACGCGAATCGCGCCGCGTGCGTCGACGAGGCTCGCGAGCGCATGCGCGAGCACGATCGCCGGATTGCGCAGCAGCCCGCCCCAGTTGCCGGAGTGATGCGCGCCATCGCGGGCGCGCAGGGTCAGCTTGAAATTGACCGAGCCGCGCGAACCGAGGAATACCGTGGGGCGCGCGGCGGCGATGCGCGGGCCGTCGGACGCGATCAGCACGTCGGCCGCGAGCGCGTCGCGCTCCTGGCGGCACAGCGCGTCGAGGCCCGGCGAACCCGTTTCCTCGCCCATCTCGATCAGCAGCTTCGCGTTGAAGCCGAGCCGGCCGCCGCGCGCGTCGAGCACGCTCGCCAGCGCGGCCAGGTTGATGGTGTGCTGGCCCTTGTTGTCGGCGCTGCCGCGGCCGTACCAGCGGTCGCCGTCGGCCGTCAGCGTCCACGGCGACAGCGGTGCGCGCCACTGCGCGTCGTAGCCGCGCACGACGTCGCCGTGCCCGTAGATCAGCACGGTCGGCAGTGCGTCGTCTTCGTGGCGCGAGGCGAGCAGGAACGGGCCGCCGCCGTCGACGGGATTGTCGACGATCCGCGACGTGAAGCCGAGGCGCGCGGCTTCGGGGGCGATCTCGTCGGTGAGGTAGGCGCGCAGGGCGGCACCGTTGCCGCTTTCCTGGCTTTCGGTGCGCAGGCCGACGCGGCGGCTCAGGGTCGTGAAGAACGCACCGGATTCGAACTGGTTCAGCGCGTGCTGGATGGCGGCGGTACGGCTCAAGTCGTGTCTCCTCTGACGGCTTCGCCGCATGCGCCGGATCGGGCAGGCAGCGTGAAGTGCGATCGATTCTAGGAAGCCGTTTTTTTTGTCACAATGATCGAATTTCGAACCTTTCTTTGCCGAAAAGGCAAAGCGGCACGGCAGGCAGCCGGGCGGAGACAGAACGATGGCGGCTTTCCTGCATGGCCTCGCGTTGCGATATTTCGTCGAAGTGGCGCGCACCGGCTCGATCAGCGACGCGTCCGCGCGGCTGCACGTGGCCGTATCGGCGATCAGCCGCCAGATCGCGAAACTGGAGAGCGAGCTTGGCGCACCGCTGTTCGAGCGCCGGCCGCGCGGGATGGCGTTGTCGGAGGCGGGCGAGCGGCTGCTGGCGTTCGCGCAGCGCAGCCTGCTGGAGGCCGAGCACGTGATGAAGGACATCGGCGGGCTCGATGCGCTGCACGGCAGCCTGCTGAAGATCGCGTGCTCGGAAGGGTTCGCGATCGACTTCCTGCCCGGCACGCTCGCCAGCTTCAAGGCGCGCCATCCGGGTGTCGATTTCTCCGTCTGGGTGGTGTCGCCGGCGGACGCGACGCGGCGCGTGCGCGACGGCGATGTGGACATCGCATTGAGCTTCAGCCTCGCGCCGGAGAAGGGCGTGCGCGTCGACCATACCGAGCGCGCGCCGATTTTCGCGCTGGTGCGGCACGACCATCCGCTCGCGACGCGGGAAGCCGTGTCGCTCGCCGATGTCGCGCGTCACCCGCACGTGCTGCCCGAGGCCGGCACGACGGTGCGCCAGCTGATCGACATCGCGTGCGCGCTCGACGGGCTGCTGCTCGAGCCCGAACTGACGAGCAACAACACGGCGGCGATGTACGGCTATGCGCGGCGCACGGGCGCGGTGATGTTCACGGGGCTGCTGTCGGTGCGCGACCGATGCGCCGCGGACGGCTTCGTCGTCGTGCCCGTGACGAACCCGCAGCTGCGCGAGCGCAGCATCCAGGTGCAGACGATGGCGGGGCGCGATCTGCCCGCGTCGGTTCGCGCGTTCCGCGACCATCTGATCGACGCGATGCAAGCCGCGTCGGCGCCGCCGACTGCCGCGCGCGGCCCGAGACGCCGGCCCGTGAGATAATCGTCAATCCGCCTTCCGCGCCCATGCGGCTCTTCGAGCCGTATCGCCCCTGTTCGACGCCAAATTGAAGAACCTGATTGTCACCCTCGATCGCGCTGGCGAGTTCGACGAGATCATCGACGTGCGCACGCCGCTCGAGTTCGCCGAGGATCATATCCCCGGCGCGCTCAACGCGCCCGTGCTCAGCAACGAGGAGCGCGTGCTCGTCGGTACGATGTACCGCCAGGTCTCGCCGTACGAGGCGACGCGCGTCGGCGCGGCAATGGTCGCGCGCAACATCGCGCGCCATCTCGACACGACATTCGCCGACCGGCCGCGCAACTGGCGGCCGCTGATCTACTGCTGGCGCGGCGGCAAGCGCTCGGGTTCGATGACGACCTGGTTCAACCTGATCGGCTGGAAGGCGCGCCAGCTCGACGGCGGCTACAAGGCGTACCGCCAGTCGGTGTGTGCGACGCTCGACTCGCTGCCGACGCGCTTTCGCTACATCGCGCTCGTCGGCCATACGGGCTGCGGCAAGACGCGCCTGCTGAACGCGCTGCGCGACGTTGGCGCGCAGACGCTCGATCTCGAGGCGCTCGCATGCCATCGCGGCTCGCTGCTCGGCGCGCTGCCGG
This region of Burkholderia contaminans genomic DNA includes:
- a CDS encoding M20 family metallopeptidase, yielding MSRTAAIQHALNQFESGAFFTTLSRRVGLRTESQESGNGAALRAYLTDEIAPEAARLGFTSRIVDNPVDGGGPFLLASRHEDDALPTVLIYGHGDVVRGYDAQWRAPLSPWTLTADGDRWYGRGSADNKGQHTINLAALASVLDARGGRLGFNAKLLIEMGEETGSPGLDALCRQERDALAADVLIASDGPRIAAARPTVFLGSRGSVNFKLTLRARDGAHHSGNWGGLLRNPAIVLAHALASLVDARGAIRVAGLRPPPIPAAVRDALADLSVGGGPGDPALDADWGEPGLTAAERVFGWNTFEILAFKAGNPEHPVNAIPPAAYAHCQLRFVVGTDWEALHAHLRAHLDAHGFADIEIDVERGAPATRVPPDDPWVRWAVASLARTTGKKPAILPNLGGTLPNEVFADTLGLPTLWVPHSYPACSQHAPDEHLLASVVSEGLQMMAGLFWDLGDDAPTARRAAPAAAGAAL
- a CDS encoding LysR family transcriptional regulator yields the protein MAAFLHGLALRYFVEVARTGSISDASARLHVAVSAISRQIAKLESELGAPLFERRPRGMALSEAGERLLAFAQRSLLEAEHVMKDIGGLDALHGSLLKIACSEGFAIDFLPGTLASFKARHPGVDFSVWVVSPADATRRVRDGDVDIALSFSLAPEKGVRVDHTERAPIFALVRHDHPLATREAVSLADVARHPHVLPEAGTTVRQLIDIACALDGLLLEPELTSNNTAAMYGYARRTGAVMFTGLLSVRDRCAADGFVVVPVTNPQLRERSIQVQTMAGRDLPASVRAFRDHLIDAMQAASAPPTAARGPRRRPVR